One genomic window of Argonema galeatum A003/A1 includes the following:
- a CDS encoding M24 family metallopeptidase gives MSNLNGGAFMNAVNEEVSSKLELIRNSVSKIGAMGVRFKGTDWFAWATAGGSNTVLLTAETGVAEVLVTAEDAWVLTDEIEAQRLKDEELPANFKLHIHPWADVAARESFVREVTEGGKVLSDRTTNQEGSLPLSLFKHKRVMMPRELERYRRVGRLASEAMTEVLSKAKPTWTEYQLAGMGAKALWARGLHPALTLVAGERRLPLYRHATPSKEPIGGEAMMVFCARGYGLYANLTRFVSFGGMKPEHSKLHAYLREIEAEALNLCQPGTSLNTIYDAFKQAYQKYAYPNAIHEHHQGGTTGYLAREIVATPSTSDTLAENMAVAWNPSLPGAKIEDTFVIFKDGELENLTLDPKWPNVEVEGRLRPLPLEVG, from the coding sequence TTGTCAAATCTAAACGGCGGTGCCTTCATGAATGCTGTAAACGAAGAAGTATCCTCCAAGCTGGAGTTAATCCGCAACTCGGTGAGTAAGATTGGGGCGATGGGTGTCCGTTTCAAGGGAACAGATTGGTTTGCTTGGGCGACTGCTGGTGGTTCAAATACGGTGTTGCTGACAGCTGAAACGGGTGTGGCGGAAGTGTTGGTAACTGCTGAGGATGCGTGGGTTTTGACTGATGAAATTGAAGCCCAACGTTTAAAAGATGAGGAACTTCCGGCAAATTTCAAGTTGCACATCCATCCTTGGGCAGATGTTGCTGCCCGCGAATCTTTTGTGCGGGAAGTAACGGAGGGGGGAAAGGTTTTAAGCGATCGCACTACTAACCAAGAAGGTTCGTTGCCTTTATCGCTTTTTAAGCACAAACGAGTAATGATGCCAAGGGAATTGGAGCGATATCGCCGCGTGGGGCGTTTAGCCAGCGAAGCTATGACAGAAGTGCTTTCAAAAGCCAAGCCTACATGGACAGAATACCAGTTGGCAGGTATGGGCGCAAAGGCGTTGTGGGCGAGGGGGTTGCATCCGGCGCTGACTTTGGTAGCTGGCGAGAGGCGTTTGCCACTTTATCGTCATGCTACACCCAGCAAGGAGCCGATCGGAGGGGAAGCGATGATGGTGTTTTGCGCTAGGGGATATGGTTTGTATGCAAATCTTACCCGATTTGTTTCTTTTGGTGGGATGAAACCGGAACACTCAAAATTGCACGCTTATCTCCGCGAAATTGAAGCGGAAGCGCTGAATTTGTGCCAACCTGGAACGTCTCTTAATACTATATACGATGCGTTCAAACAAGCTTATCAAAAATACGCATATCCGAATGCAATTCACGAACATCATCAGGGGGGAACTACCGGATATCTAGCGCGAGAAATTGTGGCAACTCCTTCTACTAGCGATACTCTGGCAGAAAATATGGCTGTGGCGTGGAATCCCAGTTTACCTGGTGCCAAGATTGAAGATACTTTTGTGATTTTTAAGGATGGAGAGTTAGAAAATCTGACTTTAGATCCAAAATGGCCTAATGTTGAGGTTGAAGGAAG